A genome region from Tolypothrix sp. PCC 7712 includes the following:
- a CDS encoding NUDIX hydrolase has protein sequence MPGRNHKKFPTPLNQQPLADFKVGVDNVIFSVDTAQNRLLVLLVMRQQEPFLNCWSLPGTLVRQGESLEDAAYRIMAEKIRVKNLYLEQLYTFGGPNRDPREATDSYGVRYLSVSYFALVRFEEAELIADGVTGIAWYPLKQLPKLAFDHNQILSYGHRRLRNKLEYSPVAFEVLPEMFTLNDLYQLYTTVLGENFSDYSNFRARLLKLGFLCDTGVKVSRGAGRPASLYKFDAEAFAPFKDKPLVFI, from the coding sequence ATGCCAGGACGCAACCACAAAAAGTTTCCAACTCCGTTAAACCAACAACCTTTGGCTGATTTCAAGGTTGGTGTTGATAATGTAATTTTTTCTGTAGATACTGCCCAAAATCGACTGCTCGTGCTGTTGGTGATGCGGCAACAAGAGCCATTTTTAAATTGTTGGAGTCTTCCTGGTACTTTGGTGCGTCAAGGAGAATCTTTAGAAGATGCTGCCTATCGCATCATGGCTGAAAAAATCAGAGTTAAAAATCTCTATTTAGAACAGTTATATACTTTTGGCGGCCCCAATCGCGATCCCCGAGAAGCTACCGATAGTTACGGTGTGCGTTATCTCTCCGTCAGCTACTTTGCTTTAGTACGGTTTGAGGAAGCAGAATTAATTGCTGATGGAGTCACAGGTATAGCTTGGTATCCACTCAAACAATTACCAAAATTAGCCTTTGACCACAATCAAATTCTCAGCTACGGACATAGGCGTTTGCGAAATAAATTAGAGTACAGTCCGGTGGCTTTTGAAGTTTTACCAGAAATGTTTACTCTCAATGATTTATATCAGTTATACACCACAGTTTTAGGGGAAAACTTTTCTGATTATTCTAACTTTCGCGCCCGTCTACTCAAGTTAGGTTTTTTGTGCGATACCGGAGTTAAGGTATCCCGTGGCGCTGGTCGTCCAGCTAGTTTGTATAAGTTTGATGCTGAAGCTTTTGCTCCTTTCAAGGATAAGCCTTTGGTATTTATTTAA
- a CDS encoding NAD+ synthase, whose product MKIAIAQLNPKIGDLPGNAGQILQAAHKAVASGARLLLTPELSLCGYPPRDLLLNPSFIAAMGTTLQQLARDLPPNLAVLVGTVEENLKANTTGGKSLFNSIALLQGGQVKQVFHKRLLPTYDVFDENRYFEPGLQANYFTLDDLHIGVTVCEDLWNDEEFWGKRSYAVNPIADLAILGVDLIVNLSASPYSVGKQQFREAMLKHSAVRFQQPLIYANQIGGNDDLIFDGCSFALSRQGEIVSRARGFETDLLIVEFDEKQRDFKLGKVAPVDDSADAEIWQALVLGVRDYAHKCGFTKVVLGLSGGIDSSLVAAIAVAALGKENVFGVLMPSPYSSDHSISDGLALGENLGIKTTTLPIAEPMKSFDNSLAELFAGTEFGIAEENLQSRIRGNLLMAIANKFGYLLLSTGNKSEMAVGYCTLYGDMNGGLAVIADVPKTRVYSICHWLNRNGEIIPQNVLTKAPSAELKPGQVDQDSLPPYEVLDDILERLIHQHQSAAEIVSAGHDAVIVDRVIQMLARAEFKRRQAPPGLKITDRAFGTGWRMPIASSWAALKNTSSGQSIPTPTLVGRDGKDTNLRMK is encoded by the coding sequence ATGAAAATTGCGATCGCTCAACTAAATCCTAAAATTGGTGACTTACCTGGAAACGCTGGGCAAATTCTCCAGGCAGCACATAAAGCAGTAGCATCTGGGGCGCGGTTGTTATTAACACCAGAACTTTCTTTGTGTGGCTATCCCCCAAGGGATTTATTGCTAAATCCCAGTTTTATAGCGGCGATGGGTACAACTTTGCAACAATTAGCTAGAGATTTACCGCCAAATTTAGCTGTTTTGGTAGGTACTGTAGAAGAAAATCTTAAAGCTAATACCACCGGTGGTAAATCTTTATTTAATAGCATCGCTTTGTTACAAGGTGGACAGGTAAAACAAGTTTTTCACAAGCGGCTTTTACCTACCTACGATGTGTTTGACGAAAACCGCTATTTTGAACCAGGATTACAAGCCAATTATTTCACCTTGGACGATTTGCATATTGGTGTTACGGTTTGTGAAGACTTATGGAATGATGAGGAATTTTGGGGTAAACGCAGTTATGCAGTTAACCCGATCGCGGATTTAGCAATTTTGGGCGTGGATTTAATTGTCAATTTGTCTGCTTCACCTTACAGCGTCGGTAAACAGCAGTTCCGCGAAGCTATGCTCAAGCATAGTGCAGTACGTTTTCAGCAGCCGTTGATCTATGCTAACCAAATTGGTGGCAATGACGACTTGATATTTGATGGGTGCAGTTTTGCCTTAAGTCGTCAAGGTGAAATTGTATCTCGCGCCCGTGGATTTGAAACTGACTTGCTGATAGTGGAATTTGATGAAAAACAGCGAGATTTTAAGTTAGGTAAAGTAGCGCCTGTTGATGATTCAGCAGATGCTGAAATTTGGCAAGCTTTGGTTTTAGGTGTGCGTGATTACGCCCATAAGTGTGGCTTTACTAAAGTAGTGCTGGGTTTAAGTGGCGGGATTGATTCTTCATTAGTAGCTGCGATCGCAGTGGCTGCACTTGGTAAGGAAAATGTCTTTGGTGTGTTAATGCCTTCTCCCTATAGTTCCGATCATTCCATCAGCGATGGTTTAGCATTAGGTGAGAATTTGGGTATAAAAACCACTACATTACCAATTGCCGAACCGATGAAAAGCTTTGACAACTCCTTAGCTGAGTTGTTTGCAGGTACTGAGTTTGGCATTGCCGAAGAGAATCTGCAATCTCGAATTCGGGGTAATTTATTAATGGCGATCGCCAATAAATTTGGCTACCTCCTGTTATCGACTGGTAATAAGTCAGAAATGGCAGTTGGTTACTGTACCCTTTACGGAGATATGAATGGCGGGTTAGCAGTCATTGCGGATGTTCCCAAAACCCGCGTTTATTCAATTTGTCATTGGTTAAATCGCAATGGCGAAATTATTCCCCAAAATGTTCTCACTAAAGCACCAAGTGCTGAACTCAAACCAGGACAAGTAGATCAAGATTCTCTTCCACCCTATGAAGTTCTAGATGACATCTTAGAACGCCTAATTCACCAACACCAATCAGCAGCCGAAATTGTCAGTGCTGGACATGATGCAGTCATTGTAGACCGAGTAATTCAAATGCTAGCCCGTGCAGAATTTAAACGGCGACAAGCACCCCCTGGCTTAAAAATCACCGATCGCGCTTTTGGTACTGGTTGGCGAATGCCAATTGCGAGTAGTTGGGCTGCTTTAAAAAATACTTCGTCAGGTCAAAGCATCCCTACCCCTACTTTAGTAGGCAGAGATGGCAAAGATACTAATCTGCGGATGAAGTAA
- a CDS encoding ATP-binding protein — translation MKSELHVPSDLNFLNIVENWLLGCLKIQLGESVDWSRQSSRLRLALVEAYSNVVRHAHKEQPNLPVLLRLELKERDLALEVWDYGEGFDMSTYFPPNPVAKQEGGYGWLIMNRLMDKVEYQLQVDGANCLKLEATLPELVQKS, via the coding sequence ATGAAAAGTGAGTTACACGTACCTAGTGACTTAAATTTTTTAAACATCGTTGAAAACTGGTTGCTGGGATGCCTGAAAATCCAGCTAGGAGAATCGGTTGATTGGTCACGGCAATCAAGTCGTTTGCGGCTAGCTTTGGTTGAAGCCTACTCGAATGTAGTACGTCATGCCCATAAAGAACAGCCCAATTTGCCAGTGTTACTGCGTTTGGAACTTAAGGAACGGGATTTAGCCTTAGAAGTTTGGGATTATGGTGAAGGCTTTGATATGTCTACCTACTTTCCGCCGAATCCTGTCGCCAAACAAGAAGGCGGCTATGGTTGGCTAATTATGAATCGATTAATGGATAAAGTAGAGTATCAGTTGCAAGTAGATGGTGCTAACTGCCTCAAGTTAGAAGCGACATTGCCAGAATTAGTACAGAAAAGCTGA
- a CDS encoding SpoIIE family protein phosphatase, producing the protein MTEVEICKLKLMVVDDEPDNLDLLYRTFRRDFEVYQANHARAALEILDKEGEMAVIISDQRMPEMNGTEFLSRTVERFPDTIRILLTGFTDVEDLVDAINSGQVFKYITKPWNPQRLKALVEQATDTYRLVKKRTQELRRALRRESLFNAVTTAIRESLDYDSMLHKIVATIGETFEATCCFLRPVEGDSLTSDLYSYQNPQYNASSSVFDPSELIEKVLATHQYQLTQGTDDGNPCHQLVVPLSYQQHLLAVLALYQRGSVHSWQDEDIQLIAGVAEQAALALSQAKLYQRLQEKQQQIRAELEVARQIQNNLLRQSLPDIKGVKVQACCYAAREVGGDFFEVFVHPKGDLWLAVGDVSGKGVPAALFMASAISVLRRELSQETPAEPNVVMQNLNHAMSDDLISNNCFITLVLACYTPSTRELVYANAGHIYPLLWSSPTSATEQPHYLKVRSVPLGILPKWQAQSGRLVLNRQDTLLLASDGITEAMVSSNVFSSDNTGNGSQGFSRSMLNQDGLWQLLQQEPKPLSLTHLLTRIQANNQVQEDDQTILSLEVL; encoded by the coding sequence ATGACTGAAGTAGAAATATGCAAACTTAAGCTCATGGTGGTAGATGATGAGCCAGATAACTTAGACTTACTCTACCGCACTTTTAGACGAGATTTTGAAGTATATCAAGCCAATCATGCTCGTGCTGCCCTAGAAATATTAGACAAAGAAGGCGAGATGGCCGTGATTATTTCTGACCAAAGAATGCCAGAAATGAACGGTACGGAATTTCTCAGTCGCACAGTGGAGCGCTTTCCCGATACGATTAGGATTCTGTTGACTGGTTTTACGGATGTCGAAGACTTAGTAGATGCAATTAACTCTGGTCAGGTATTCAAGTACATCACCAAACCCTGGAACCCGCAACGATTGAAAGCATTAGTAGAACAAGCAACTGATACTTATCGTTTGGTAAAAAAGCGTACCCAAGAGTTAAGGCGTGCTTTGCGGCGAGAATCTTTGTTTAATGCAGTAACAACAGCAATTCGGGAGTCTTTAGACTACGACAGTATGCTGCACAAGATTGTTGCCACTATTGGAGAAACGTTTGAAGCTACTTGTTGCTTTCTAAGGCCTGTAGAGGGTGATTCTCTGACATCAGACCTGTATTCCTACCAAAATCCTCAATACAATGCATCAAGCAGTGTTTTCGATCCCAGTGAGTTAATCGAAAAAGTCCTTGCAACTCATCAATACCAACTGACTCAAGGTACAGATGATGGTAATCCTTGCCACCAATTAGTTGTGCCATTATCTTACCAACAACACTTACTGGCTGTTCTGGCTCTCTACCAAAGAGGTAGCGTTCATTCTTGGCAAGATGAAGATATCCAACTAATTGCAGGTGTGGCGGAACAAGCAGCCTTAGCCCTCTCTCAGGCAAAATTATACCAGCGCCTGCAAGAAAAACAGCAGCAAATTCGCGCTGAATTAGAAGTGGCTCGCCAAATTCAAAATAATCTGCTCAGGCAAAGTTTACCAGATATCAAGGGTGTGAAAGTGCAAGCTTGCTGCTATGCGGCGCGGGAGGTAGGAGGAGATTTTTTTGAAGTTTTTGTTCATCCCAAAGGTGACTTGTGGTTAGCAGTGGGTGATGTTTCTGGTAAAGGAGTTCCAGCGGCTTTGTTTATGGCTAGTGCCATTTCGGTTTTACGTCGGGAATTATCTCAGGAAACACCAGCTGAGCCAAATGTGGTCATGCAGAATTTGAATCATGCTATGTCGGATGACTTGATTAGCAATAATTGCTTTATCACTCTCGTCTTAGCTTGTTATACCCCTAGCACTAGGGAACTGGTTTATGCTAACGCTGGTCACATTTATCCCTTACTCTGGTCATCGCCTACAAGTGCTACCGAACAACCACACTACCTAAAGGTACGCAGTGTTCCCTTAGGTATTTTACCCAAGTGGCAAGCACAGTCTGGTCGTTTAGTGTTAAATCGTCAAGATACCTTACTCTTAGCCAGTGATGGAATTACAGAAGCAATGGTATCAAGTAATGTATTTAGTAGTGATAATACTGGGAATGGTAGTCAAGGATTTAGCCGTTCAATGCTAAATCAAGATGGTCTTTGGCAACTTTTACAACAGGAACCAAAACCGCTTTCTCTTACTCATCTACTAACTCGCATCCAGGCAAACAACCAAGTTCAAGAAGATGACCAAACTATACTCTCATTGGAGGTTTTATAA
- a CDS encoding response regulator transcription factor, translated as MSKIRIALIEDHDLTRVGIRTALLQKEEIEIVGEAANAAEGLKMLKMLQPDIAIVDIGLPDKDGIELTRELKSTSNGEDLRTKVLILTLRDNKEAVLAAFAAGADSYCMKDIKFDNLLEAVRVTYNGNAWIDPAIARIVLQQAQQNPAKQDKVSLDSKNTFLTSDPGENPENIDAYTLTERELEVLQLIVEGCSNAVIAERLYITVGTVKTHVRNILNKLCADDRTQAAVRALRSGLVG; from the coding sequence ATGAGTAAAATTCGTATTGCTCTCATTGAAGATCATGACCTCACCCGTGTGGGTATTCGGACAGCACTACTGCAAAAAGAAGAAATTGAGATTGTAGGAGAAGCTGCCAATGCTGCAGAAGGTCTAAAAATGCTAAAAATGCTACAACCGGATATTGCGATTGTAGATATTGGGTTACCAGATAAAGATGGCATTGAGTTAACGCGGGAGTTGAAATCTACTAGTAATGGAGAAGATTTAAGAACAAAAGTATTAATTTTGACACTAAGAGATAACAAGGAAGCTGTGCTAGCAGCTTTTGCTGCTGGGGCTGATTCTTACTGTATGAAAGATATCAAATTCGATAATTTACTGGAAGCAGTGCGAGTCACATACAATGGCAACGCTTGGATTGATCCAGCGATCGCGCGAATTGTATTGCAACAAGCACAACAAAATCCTGCTAAACAGGATAAAGTGTCATTAGACAGCAAAAATACTTTTCTTACCTCTGATCCTGGGGAAAATCCAGAAAATATAGATGCTTATACGCTGACAGAAAGGGAATTGGAAGTGTTACAGTTGATTGTCGAAGGTTGTAGTAATGCAGTTATCGCTGAGAGACTTTATATCACAGTCGGTACAGTAAAAACTCACGTTCGGAATATTTTGAACAAGCTATGTGCTGACGATCGCACCCAAGCCGCAGTTCGTGCCTTGCGTTCTGGATTAGTGGGATAG
- a CDS encoding WecB/TagA/CpsF family glycosyltransferase — translation MSKQTKAFSVLGIPVHVMANYPAWLLECLKQGKGTHVVTLNAEMTMQAERNGSLAKVIQDADLVIPDGAGVVLYLRWLLWQKVQRCPGIELAETLLRDLGQKQPDAKVFFYGGAPGVAAKAAEFCQQRIPGLTITGTHSGYHSKQEEEQLRQTLSQLQPQVIFVGLGVPRQELWIAENRHLCPHAIWIGVGGSFDIWSGVKNRAPAWLGNNNLEWLYRLYQEPWRWRRMLALPEFAFKAFVYHFTARGAIS, via the coding sequence ATGTCTAAACAGACTAAAGCGTTTTCAGTGTTGGGAATACCAGTTCACGTGATGGCGAACTACCCCGCTTGGTTGCTTGAATGCTTAAAACAAGGCAAAGGCACTCATGTAGTCACTCTCAATGCAGAAATGACTATGCAAGCAGAGCGCAATGGTTCCTTAGCGAAAGTAATTCAAGATGCTGATTTAGTCATTCCTGATGGAGCAGGAGTTGTTTTGTATTTGCGCTGGCTTTTATGGCAAAAAGTGCAACGTTGTCCAGGTATTGAACTAGCAGAAACACTATTGCGAGATTTGGGACAAAAACAGCCAGATGCAAAAGTATTTTTCTATGGAGGAGCACCTGGTGTCGCTGCAAAAGCAGCGGAATTTTGTCAGCAAAGAATCCCAGGATTGACAATAACAGGTACTCACTCTGGCTATCATTCTAAACAAGAAGAAGAACAGTTGCGGCAAACTCTCAGCCAGTTGCAGCCACAAGTTATATTTGTAGGTTTAGGTGTACCACGTCAAGAATTATGGATTGCGGAAAATCGTCATTTGTGTCCCCACGCAATTTGGATTGGTGTTGGTGGCAGTTTTGATATTTGGTCTGGTGTGAAAAACCGTGCTCCTGCTTGGTTAGGAAATAACAATTTAGAATGGCTGTATCGGCTTTATCAAGAGCCTTGGCGCTGGCGACGGATGTTAGCTTTGCCAGAGTTTGCCTTCAAAGCTTTTGTTTATCACTTCACTGCAAGAGGTGCAATTAGTTAG
- the ftsE gene encoding cell division ATP-binding protein FtsE, with translation MPVLTTQATQKQFVHQDIETQKQSSNAPVILRLSSVTKTYANGCHALLDVNLEVKEKEFLFITGPSGSGKSTLLKLLYGEELATKGEVIVDQFNMASLRGDRLSLLRRRIGIVFQDYKLIRQRTVAENITFILQAQGYTRKEIQRRLEPTLKLVGLLSKADCFPDQLSGGEQQRVSIARAIVATPPLLLADEPTGNLDPDNSWQVMQILQKLNSFGATVIVTTHDEQLVRQCNHPVVQVRSGRLYRK, from the coding sequence ATGCCAGTATTAACCACTCAAGCAACACAGAAGCAATTTGTTCATCAGGACATTGAAACTCAAAAGCAAAGTAGCAACGCTCCAGTTATATTAAGATTGTCTTCTGTGACCAAAACCTATGCCAACGGCTGTCATGCTTTGTTGGACGTAAACTTAGAGGTAAAAGAAAAAGAATTTTTATTTATCACAGGCCCCAGTGGTTCTGGTAAATCAACTCTCTTGAAGTTACTGTATGGTGAAGAGTTAGCAACAAAAGGAGAAGTAATTGTCGATCAATTCAATATGGCATCTTTAAGGGGCGATCGCTTGTCATTATTGCGGCGGCGCATTGGCATTGTTTTTCAGGACTATAAGCTGATTCGCCAACGGACAGTAGCTGAAAATATCACCTTTATCTTGCAAGCTCAAGGTTATACCCGCAAAGAAATTCAACGTCGTTTAGAACCAACATTAAAACTAGTGGGTTTGCTTTCTAAAGCTGATTGCTTTCCCGATCAACTCTCTGGCGGAGAACAACAACGAGTGAGTATTGCACGTGCGATTGTGGCAACACCTCCACTACTTTTGGCAGATGAACCTACAGGAAACCTCGATCCAGATAACTCTTGGCAAGTTATGCAGATTCTCCAAAAATTAAATTCTTTTGGCGCAACTGTAATTGTCACGACTCATGATGAACAACTAGTACGTCAATGTAACCATCCAGTGGTACAAGTTCGTAGTGGACGATTATATCGCAAATAA